A stretch of Chlamydiales bacterium DNA encodes these proteins:
- a CDS encoding KamA family radical SAM protein produces MKEVYLNKAWRQIQRQNFTSCHALMDFLEIEEGLRAQILKAPKFPLNLPRRLAEKIEKNSLNDPIFLQFVPLDKEAKSAPSGFCLDPVQDASFRKGKRLLQKYEGRALLLATSACAMNCRYCFRRHFDYQENESFFEQELASLESDPTISEIILSGGDPLSLDNRELRRLIERLSLIPHLKRLRFHTRFPIGIPERIDRDFLEILKESRLQTFFVIHCNHPKELDEEIFAALKSIQKLGIPVLNQAVLLKGVNDDAATLKELMQLLVDQGILPYYLHQLDRVEGADHFEVEERRGQELMRELASSLSGYAVPKYVREIPGMTEKTSLLRQSFVSPVL; encoded by the coding sequence ATTAAAGAGGTTTATTTGAATAAAGCATGGCGGCAGATACAGCGCCAAAATTTCACAAGCTGCCACGCTCTCATGGATTTTCTTGAGATCGAAGAGGGGCTGCGCGCGCAGATCTTGAAAGCTCCAAAATTTCCTTTAAACTTGCCGCGTCGTCTCGCCGAAAAGATTGAAAAAAACTCTTTAAACGACCCCATTTTTCTGCAATTTGTTCCTCTGGATAAAGAGGCAAAAAGCGCTCCGAGCGGCTTCTGCTTAGATCCAGTGCAGGATGCGAGCTTCCGGAAGGGGAAGCGGCTTCTTCAGAAGTATGAAGGGAGAGCGCTCCTGCTAGCCACCTCTGCCTGCGCGATGAACTGCAGATACTGCTTCCGCAGGCACTTTGACTATCAAGAGAATGAGAGCTTCTTTGAGCAGGAGCTCGCCTCTCTCGAGAGCGACCCCACTATTTCCGAGATCATTTTGAGCGGGGGCGACCCCCTCTCTCTCGACAACAGAGAGCTGCGCAGGTTGATTGAGAGACTCTCTCTAATCCCTCATCTTAAAAGGCTTAGATTTCACACCCGCTTCCCCATCGGGATTCCGGAGAGAATTGATAGAGACTTTTTAGAGATTCTTAAAGAGAGCCGGCTGCAGACCTTCTTTGTCATCCACTGCAACCACCCGAAAGAGCTCGACGAGGAGATCTTCGCCGCGCTTAAATCGATTCAGAAGCTGGGGATTCCCGTCTTAAACCAGGCAGTGCTTTTAAAAGGGGTGAACGACGATGCTGCCACTCTCAAAGAGCTGATGCAGCTACTTGTAGATCAGGGCATCCTTCCCTACTACCTCCACCAGCTGGATCGAGTAGAGGGAGCGGACCACTTTGAAGTGGAGGAGAGGAGAGGGCAGGAGCTGATGAGAGAGCTCGCAAGCTCTCTCTCAGGCTACGCCGTTCCTAAATATGTGCGGGAGATCCCCGGAATGACAGAGAAGACCAGTCTTTTAAGACAAAGTTTCGTCAGCCCAGTGTTGTAG
- the murA gene encoding UDP-N-acetylglucosamine 1-carboxyvinyltransferase: MDLIKIKGGVPLQGSVKAAGAKNAVTKILVASLLSDKRCTLYNVPNIAEVEVTVELCKEIGSEVHWDRTEGVIEIVTKSLKATYIPQRFSGSNRIPILMIGALLGRTDEDIIVPTAGGCKIGKRPVDFHINALEKLGASIEYREMKKEGCYFARAHQGLKGAVIQLPYPSVGATENAILAAVRAKGSTVIKNAAMEPEIIDLILFLQKLGVVISTDIDRTIHIQQTTQFYEVEHTIVTDRIEAASLGMAAISTKGRVFVEGAQHLNMITFLNTLRKIGAGFQVKNQGIEFYYDGPLKGGILLETDVYPGFLTDWQQPFVVLLTQAEGSSIVHETVYENRFGYTDVLREMGANIELFTHCLGPRPCRFCAQNYNHSAIIKGPTPLTSKDFTIPDLRGGFAYVMAALIAPGTSTLSGAKFLDRGYENLVGKLSSLGAEISRSPFETKEHPVKAVAAALSPS; the protein is encoded by the coding sequence ATGGACCTGATCAAGATTAAAGGCGGAGTTCCTCTTCAAGGAAGCGTCAAAGCAGCAGGCGCAAAGAACGCAGTTACGAAAATTCTAGTCGCTTCTCTTCTCTCTGACAAGCGCTGCACTCTCTACAACGTTCCCAACATCGCCGAAGTAGAAGTGACTGTTGAACTCTGCAAAGAGATCGGCAGCGAAGTCCACTGGGATAGAACAGAGGGCGTCATCGAGATCGTCACAAAATCTCTCAAAGCAACTTACATCCCTCAACGTTTTTCTGGATCTAACCGTATCCCGATTCTAATGATCGGCGCTCTTCTCGGAAGAACAGATGAGGATATCATCGTTCCAACCGCTGGCGGTTGCAAGATCGGTAAGCGTCCCGTCGACTTCCACATCAACGCACTCGAAAAGCTCGGAGCTTCGATCGAGTACCGCGAGATGAAAAAAGAGGGGTGCTACTTCGCCCGCGCACACCAGGGCCTCAAAGGCGCAGTCATCCAGCTCCCTTATCCTTCTGTTGGCGCAACCGAGAATGCAATTCTCGCTGCCGTTCGCGCAAAGGGAAGCACCGTAATCAAAAACGCCGCGATGGAGCCGGAGATCATCGACCTCATACTCTTCCTGCAAAAACTCGGCGTCGTTATCTCCACAGATATCGACCGCACCATCCACATTCAACAGACAACGCAGTTCTACGAAGTTGAGCACACGATCGTCACCGATAGAATTGAGGCCGCCTCTCTGGGGATGGCCGCGATCAGCACAAAGGGAAGAGTCTTTGTCGAAGGCGCGCAGCATCTAAATATGATCACCTTCCTCAACACCCTCCGCAAGATCGGCGCGGGCTTTCAGGTGAAGAACCAGGGCATCGAGTTCTACTACGACGGACCTCTGAAAGGAGGCATCCTCTTAGAAACAGATGTCTATCCAGGTTTTCTCACAGACTGGCAGCAGCCCTTCGTCGTTCTACTCACGCAAGCTGAAGGAAGCTCGATCGTTCACGAGACGGTATACGAGAATCGCTTTGGCTACACAGACGTTCTCCGCGAGATGGGCGCCAACATCGAGCTCTTCACTCACTGCCTCGGACCTCGTCCTTGCAGATTCTGTGCACAGAACTACAACCATAGCGCCATCATTAAAGGGCCTACCCCGCTCACCTCAAAAGACTTCACCATCCCCGACCTGCGCGGAGGCTTCGCCTACGTCATGGCGGCACTCATCGCTCCAGGCACCAGCACCCTATCGGGCGCAAAATTCCTCGACCGCGGTTATGAGAACCTCGTCGGCAAGCTCTCCTCTTTAGGAGCTGAGATCTCCCGCTCTCCCTTCGAGACCAAGGAGCATCCAGTCAAAGCCGTTGCCGCCGCCCTCTCTCCCAGCTAA
- the argS gene encoding arginine--tRNA ligase gives MENISSRLKEKIGAALKSAFASALSSLPDGEQLLTPEVEQSTNAQFGHYQCNNALKLAKALKTSPREVAQKILSHFNTKLEDGSPMVEKAEIAGAGFINFTLDPAFLSKEADQMLRDSSLGVPHPPVKKRVVIDFSSPNVAKEMHVGHLRSTIIGDSLARLFEFLGHDVLRLNHIGDWGTQFGMLIVYMKDEVPAVLKGEQPAELSMLMDWYKKSKIRFDADPDFKKRAQQQVVLLQSGDPDSLKAWKMICAISRKGFQEIYDLLDVKLIERGESFYNPYLKPLVDDLTQKGLITISDGAKCIFMDGFLTSEGEPLPMIVQKADGGYNYDTTDLASIKYRIEVEKADRLIYVIDSGQGLHCRMFFKAAELAGYLDPKKVQADHVAFGVVLGADGKKFKTRSGETEKLIDLLREAIERAEKIIEERLPEISKEEKDALASALGIGAVKYSDLSCHRLKDYVFSYDRMLKFEGNTAAFLLYAYVRVQGIKRKVGKEIEKVVKNSRISLSHPSEIALALHLRQFGETLEMIERELLPNRLTEYLYSLADKFNAFFRDCRVEGTPEEDSRLLLCEASARILKTGLNILGLQTVERM, from the coding sequence ATGGAGAACATCTCCAGCAGGTTGAAAGAGAAGATCGGAGCGGCGCTAAAAAGTGCATTTGCTAGTGCACTAAGTTCGCTGCCGGATGGTGAGCAGCTGCTGACTCCTGAAGTGGAGCAGAGCACAAACGCGCAGTTTGGCCACTACCAGTGCAACAACGCGCTCAAACTGGCAAAAGCGCTAAAGACCTCTCCGCGCGAGGTGGCTCAGAAGATCCTCTCCCATTTCAACACAAAGCTTGAAGATGGATCTCCCATGGTTGAGAAGGCGGAGATCGCAGGTGCCGGCTTCATCAACTTCACACTTGATCCAGCGTTTCTCTCAAAAGAAGCAGATCAGATGCTCAGGGACTCCTCCCTTGGCGTCCCTCATCCTCCCGTAAAAAAGAGGGTTGTGATCGACTTCTCTTCGCCGAACGTTGCAAAAGAGATGCACGTCGGCCATCTTCGCTCCACAATCATCGGCGACAGCCTCGCCAGACTCTTCGAGTTTCTAGGCCACGACGTTCTGCGCCTAAACCATATCGGAGACTGGGGCACCCAGTTTGGGATGCTCATCGTCTACATGAAGGATGAGGTGCCCGCAGTTTTAAAAGGCGAGCAGCCCGCAGAGCTCTCGATGCTCATGGACTGGTATAAGAAGTCGAAGATCCGCTTCGATGCCGACCCCGACTTTAAGAAGCGCGCTCAGCAGCAGGTCGTTCTGCTTCAGAGCGGCGATCCCGACTCTTTAAAAGCATGGAAGATGATCTGCGCCATTTCCAGAAAAGGATTCCAAGAGATCTACGACCTCTTGGATGTCAAGCTGATCGAGCGCGGAGAGTCGTTCTACAACCCCTATCTGAAACCGCTTGTCGATGATCTCACCCAAAAAGGGCTGATCACCATCTCCGATGGAGCCAAGTGCATCTTCATGGATGGCTTCCTGACCTCAGAAGGAGAGCCCCTTCCCATGATCGTTCAGAAGGCAGATGGCGGCTACAACTACGACACAACCGATCTTGCAAGCATAAAGTACCGCATCGAGGTTGAAAAAGCGGACAGGCTCATCTACGTGATCGACTCTGGTCAGGGTCTCCACTGCCGCATGTTCTTTAAAGCCGCAGAGCTCGCCGGATATCTCGATCCGAAAAAGGTGCAGGCCGACCACGTCGCTTTTGGCGTCGTGCTTGGAGCCGATGGCAAGAAGTTTAAGACCCGCTCCGGAGAGACGGAGAAGCTCATCGATCTCCTCCGCGAGGCGATCGAGCGCGCAGAGAAGATCATCGAAGAGCGGCTACCCGAGATCTCGAAAGAGGAGAAGGATGCCTTGGCTAGCGCATTGGGAATTGGCGCCGTGAAGTACTCCGACCTCTCCTGCCACCGCCTAAAAGACTACGTCTTTAGCTACGACCGCATGCTCAAGTTTGAAGGCAACACAGCCGCCTTCCTGCTCTACGCCTACGTGCGCGTTCAGGGAATCAAACGCAAGGTTGGCAAAGAGATCGAAAAAGTAGTAAAAAATTCTAGAATCTCCCTCTCTCATCCCTCAGAGATCGCCCTCGCCCTCCACCTGCGCCAGTTTGGCGAGACGCTGGAGATGATCGAGCGCGAGCTCCTTCCCAACCGACTCACCGAGTATCTCTACAGCTTGGCCGATAAGTTCAACGCCTTCTTCCGCGACTGCAGGGTAGAGGGAACCCCCGAAGAGGATAGCCGGCTCCTCCTCTGCGAGGCCTCTGCGCGCATCCTCAAAACAGGCCTAAACATACTCGGCCTGCAAACCGTCGAAAGGATGTAA
- a CDS encoding Glu/Leu/Phe/Val dehydrogenase, which yields MALILEEALTLEEIAVEGYERVVKVSAPSVGLQAIICIHTTVLGPALGGTRIYPYATFEAALEDVKRLSRGMTYKSAVADASWGGGKSVIIHDAKKGKSESLLMAFGEAVNRLNGQYICAEDIGCTPSDMMTISKATPFVVGLVHPRSSGDPGPFTAWGTFRGIQSVIKKITGSDSLEGKRVAIQGLGSVGARLAELLFWHGAKLILADIDQERAARLGAMYSAEVVSTDEILSTPCDVVAPCAMGGILNATSIAKLRCLAVAGCANNQLLKDTDADLLRKRGILYAPDFVINAGGLINVSHELLPEGYNPSSARDKTDKIYDQLLAIYAIADQNRISTHAAAIALGDYRLQYGLGKREVAPCFHHAKIS from the coding sequence ATGGCACTGATTTTAGAAGAAGCCTTGACCTTAGAGGAGATTGCTGTTGAGGGTTATGAGAGAGTCGTTAAAGTCTCCGCCCCGAGCGTGGGACTACAGGCGATTATCTGCATTCACACAACAGTCCTAGGCCCAGCACTTGGCGGGACGCGAATCTACCCCTACGCAACATTTGAGGCGGCTCTAGAAGATGTGAAGCGCCTCTCGCGCGGCATGACCTACAAGTCCGCAGTTGCAGACGCCTCCTGGGGCGGCGGCAAGAGCGTCATCATCCACGACGCCAAAAAGGGAAAGTCCGAGAGCCTGCTCATGGCGTTTGGCGAAGCGGTCAACCGCTTAAACGGCCAGTATATCTGCGCAGAAGATATTGGCTGTACCCCCTCTGATATGATGACGATCAGCAAGGCGACTCCCTTCGTCGTCGGCCTTGTCCACCCTCGCAGCAGCGGCGACCCAGGACCCTTCACTGCATGGGGAACCTTCCGTGGGATTCAATCAGTGATTAAAAAAATTACAGGTAGCGACTCTCTTGAAGGCAAGCGCGTGGCGATTCAGGGCTTAGGAAGCGTAGGAGCTCGCCTTGCTGAACTCCTCTTCTGGCACGGCGCAAAACTGATTCTTGCTGATATCGACCAAGAGAGAGCTGCGCGTCTTGGAGCGATGTACAGTGCAGAGGTGGTCTCTACAGATGAGATCCTCTCGACTCCTTGCGACGTTGTGGCTCCTTGCGCAATGGGAGGCATTCTGAATGCAACCTCCATCGCCAAGCTTCGCTGCCTCGCTGTCGCAGGCTGTGCAAACAACCAGCTGCTGAAAGATACCGATGCGGACCTTCTCCGCAAACGCGGAATTCTCTATGCTCCGGACTTTGTGATTAATGCGGGTGGACTCATCAACGTGAGCCACGAGCTTCTTCCAGAAGGGTATAATCCTTCGAGCGCACGCGATAAGACAGATAAGATCTACGATCAGCTCCTCGCAATTTATGCGATTGCAGACCAGAACCGGATCTCGACGCACGCAGCGGCCATTGCACTCGGCGACTATAGATTGCAGTATGGCTTAGGAAAAAGAGAGGTGGCTCCCTGCTTCCACCATGCAAAAATCTCGTAA
- a CDS encoding phosphodiester glycosidase family protein encodes MRMPEGIWYEKRILEGPVEAHILEVDPARAQIELARAQFLQPTSEIAQQNGAFAAVNGGFFHIGGAYAGTPSGLLKIDGRYHSTPRIERGAIGWKREEGAPLFDRIGWSGTELIPILHPEKRDPWNLCSDCIGGTPLLIDDGHTITDFSPERTRPSFLTERHPRTAVGIKEDGHWLFVVVDGRQPTRSIGMTMGELANFMADLGATHALNLDGGGSSTFYLDGNVLNTPSSSSEDNKQEGSQRPVSDALLIFTQN; translated from the coding sequence ATGCGGATGCCCGAGGGCATCTGGTACGAGAAGCGCATCCTTGAAGGACCTGTTGAGGCTCACATCTTAGAAGTAGATCCGGCGCGCGCTCAAATCGAACTTGCAAGAGCTCAATTTCTCCAACCGACCTCTGAGATCGCACAGCAAAATGGAGCTTTTGCCGCCGTGAATGGCGGATTCTTCCACATCGGAGGGGCTTATGCAGGGACGCCTTCTGGACTGCTAAAAATCGATGGAAGATACCACTCAACTCCCCGCATTGAGCGCGGCGCTATCGGCTGGAAGAGAGAAGAGGGAGCTCCTCTCTTCGATCGGATCGGATGGAGTGGAACTGAGCTCATTCCGATCCTCCATCCCGAAAAGAGAGATCCGTGGAATCTGTGCAGCGACTGCATAGGAGGAACACCTCTACTTATCGATGATGGCCACACCATAACCGACTTCTCACCTGAGAGAACACGCCCCTCCTTTCTCACCGAGAGACATCCGCGCACGGCAGTTGGAATAAAAGAAGATGGACACTGGCTCTTTGTCGTGGTAGATGGAAGACAGCCTACAAGAAGTATTGGTATGACGATGGGTGAGCTTGCAAATTTTATGGCGGATCTGGGAGCCACGCACGCCCTTAACTTGGATGGCGGGGGCTCTTCTACTTTTTATCTAGATGGGAACGTCCTGAACACTCCCTCATCCAGCAGCGAAGATAATAAACAAGAGGGCAGCCAGCGTCCTGTGAGCGACGCTCTCTTAATCTTTACCCAGAATTAG
- the tsaE gene encoding tRNA (adenosine(37)-N6)-threonylcarbamoyltransferase complex ATPase subunit type 1 TsaE, which translates to MTLTSERTFEELLPKERRFSSAKDKREYESRLDPALKEPGLRRGAVHSSSSEETIEYGAEIGRGLSPGSILCFFGDLGAGKTTLIKGIAKGAGEISEREVSSPTFPYLHIYSGRVPVYHFDLYRLKNADEFCALGFDEYLNGSGICCIEWAERIEEILPSKTLLIRIEHESNETRKIWVY; encoded by the coding sequence ATGACCTTGACCAGCGAGAGAACCTTTGAAGAACTCCTTCCTAAAGAAAGGAGATTCTCGTCGGCTAAGGATAAAAGAGAATATGAATCCCGCCTAGACCCGGCCCTGAAGGAGCCTGGATTGCGGCGAGGGGCCGTTCACTCCTCCTCTTCTGAAGAGACCATTGAATATGGAGCGGAGATCGGAAGAGGCCTCTCTCCTGGATCGATACTCTGCTTTTTTGGAGATCTGGGCGCAGGCAAAACCACACTTATCAAAGGGATAGCAAAAGGCGCTGGAGAGATTTCAGAGCGAGAGGTAAGCAGCCCCACCTTCCCCTATCTACACATCTACTCTGGAAGAGTGCCCGTCTACCACTTCGATCTTTACAGACTTAAAAATGCAGACGAGTTTTGCGCACTAGGTTTTGACGAGTATTTAAATGGCAGCGGGATCTGCTGCATCGAGTGGGCGGAACGAATCGAAGAGATTCTTCCTTCAAAAACGCTTCTCATCCGCATCGAGCATGAGAGCAACGAGACCAGGAAAATATGGGTCTATTAA
- a CDS encoding DUF3820 family protein — MGLLNKDVFVCFDLETTGLEATTDRIIEVACVKFTFEEVLDTFETLIDPGCPIPLESIAIHHITDEMVQGKPKIEEVITSLVKFIGKEIVVGHGIPLDIAFISAAAKRFCVPSQIESQRFIDTLRLARLYGGSSQNSLEKLREHFNIAPEGAHRAMSDVIVNIEVFKYLSKQFKTTEQLLERLKRPILLKAMPLGKHKGRPFAEIPIEYLQWAANKDFDQDLLFSIRTELSRRKKGKGKLFSEAGNPFSSL; from the coding sequence ATGGGTCTATTAAATAAAGATGTCTTCGTCTGTTTCGACCTCGAAACAACAGGTCTTGAAGCTACCACAGATCGCATCATTGAAGTCGCTTGCGTAAAGTTCACCTTCGAAGAGGTTCTAGATACTTTCGAAACTCTGATCGATCCCGGATGCCCTATCCCCCTTGAATCGATCGCGATCCACCACATCACCGACGAGATGGTTCAGGGAAAACCGAAGATCGAAGAGGTCATCACCTCTCTTGTAAAATTCATAGGAAAAGAGATCGTTGTCGGCCACGGAATTCCGCTAGATATCGCCTTCATCTCCGCTGCGGCAAAACGCTTCTGCGTCCCTTCACAGATCGAGTCCCAGAGATTCATCGACACTCTGCGTCTTGCGCGCCTCTACGGAGGCAGCTCGCAGAACTCTCTTGAAAAACTCAGAGAGCACTTCAACATCGCCCCCGAGGGCGCCCATCGCGCCATGAGCGATGTCATCGTCAATATCGAGGTGTTCAAGTATCTCTCAAAACAGTTCAAAACAACTGAACAGCTTTTGGAGCGCCTCAAAAGACCCATTCTTCTTAAAGCGATGCCTCTGGGCAAGCACAAGGGAAGGCCCTTTGCCGAAATTCCTATCGAATACCTCCAGTGGGCAGCAAACAAGGACTTCGATCAAGACCTCCTCTTTTCTATTCGCACAGAATTAAGCCGTCGCAAAAAAGGAAAGGGAAAGCTCTTCTCCGAGGCAGGAAACCCCTTCTCTTCTCTCTAG
- a CDS encoding DUF2709 domain-containing protein produces MTSVVISETLKEELEKFLKKNRKADLISAYLFFLEKKYNIHPVLFIREKTIYQSQDELVSKLEAQGKLWRETEIKIQVGQQSVNDQTTKIYICPFTGKVFGDNTHPNPQDAIYDWVSQCPENTERVGGLKVKRFFVSEDPEVIKNYIVKLKAPITKIVYSSAVTGKLFNSKAAVIDDFLKNHLKPLNLAEATNQNRFQLEESFLAFIQKHLDESKINGFVEAMNNFEEFSPYIEQWTEEDQQTEE; encoded by the coding sequence ATGACAAGTGTTGTCATTTCAGAGACATTAAAAGAAGAGCTTGAAAAGTTCTTAAAAAAGAATCGTAAAGCAGATCTAATTAGCGCTTACCTCTTCTTTTTAGAAAAAAAATATAACATCCATCCTGTGCTTTTCATCCGTGAAAAGACGATCTATCAGAGTCAGGATGAGCTTGTTAGCAAGCTTGAAGCTCAGGGAAAACTCTGGCGCGAAACCGAGATCAAAATTCAAGTTGGTCAGCAGAGCGTCAACGACCAGACAACAAAAATTTACATCTGCCCCTTCACAGGAAAAGTTTTTGGCGATAACACCCACCCAAATCCTCAAGATGCGATCTACGACTGGGTCTCTCAGTGTCCGGAAAATACCGAGCGCGTCGGTGGCCTAAAGGTCAAAAGATTCTTTGTTTCTGAAGATCCTGAAGTGATTAAAAATTATATTGTGAAGCTGAAGGCTCCAATCACTAAGATCGTCTACTCATCAGCTGTGACTGGCAAACTCTTCAATAGCAAAGCCGCTGTTATCGACGACTTCCTGAAGAACCACCTGAAGCCTCTAAACCTGGCAGAAGCGACTAACCAGAACCGCTTCCAACTCGAAGAGAGCTTCCTCGCATTCATCCAGAAACACCTAGACGAGAGCAAGATCAACGGCTTCGTCGAAGCGATGAACAACTTCGAAGAGTTCTCTCCTTATATCGAGCAGTGGACGGAAGAGGATCAGCAGACTGAAGAATGA